A window from Streptomyces sp. NBC_00271 encodes these proteins:
- a CDS encoding gamma-aminobutyraldehyde dehydrogenase yields MSTTFRNYIDGAFADASDGRTLDVVDPTTGDVYATSPLSGAADVDAAMAAAAAAFPVWRDTTPSVRQRALLKIADAMEARADELVAAESRDTGKPLHLTRSEELAPAIDQVRFFAGAARMLEGRSAGEYMEGMTSIIRREPVGVCAQVAPWNYPLLMAVWKFAPALAAGNAVVLKPSDTTPASTVLIAEIIGGVLEELALPRGIFNVICGDRETGRLMVEHPTPAMASITGSVRAGIQVAQSAAKDVKRVHLELGGKAPAVIFEDADLTKAVEDLVVGGFFNAGQDCTAATRVLVHESVHDEFVAALAKAAADTRTGQPDDEDVLYGPLNNANQLAQVSGFIERLPEHATIEAGGHRVGEKGYFYAPTVVSGLKQDDEIIQNEVFGPVITVQSFTDEAQAVRYANGVDYALASSVWTKDHARAMRMSKNLDFGCVWINTHMALVAEMPHGGFKKSGYGKDLSAYGFEDYTRIKHVMTSL; encoded by the coding sequence ATGAGCACCACCTTCCGCAACTACATCGACGGTGCGTTCGCGGACGCCTCGGACGGCCGCACGCTCGATGTGGTGGACCCCACCACTGGTGACGTCTACGCGACCTCCCCGCTCTCGGGGGCGGCGGACGTCGACGCGGCGATGGCCGCCGCGGCCGCGGCGTTCCCCGTCTGGCGCGACACCACGCCGTCCGTGCGGCAGCGCGCGCTGTTGAAGATCGCCGACGCGATGGAGGCACGGGCCGACGAACTGGTCGCCGCGGAGAGCCGGGACACCGGCAAGCCGCTCCACCTCACCCGCAGCGAGGAACTCGCCCCCGCCATCGACCAGGTCCGCTTCTTCGCGGGCGCGGCCCGCATGCTGGAGGGCCGCTCGGCCGGCGAGTACATGGAGGGGATGACCTCCATCATCCGCCGCGAGCCGGTCGGTGTGTGCGCGCAGGTGGCGCCGTGGAACTACCCCCTGCTGATGGCGGTGTGGAAGTTCGCCCCGGCGCTCGCGGCAGGCAACGCGGTGGTCCTCAAGCCCTCGGACACCACCCCGGCCTCCACGGTGCTGATCGCCGAGATCATCGGCGGTGTCCTGGAGGAGCTGGCGCTGCCCCGCGGAATCTTCAACGTGATCTGCGGCGACCGTGAGACCGGCCGCCTGATGGTGGAGCACCCGACCCCCGCGATGGCCTCCATCACAGGTTCGGTACGCGCCGGCATCCAGGTCGCCCAGAGCGCGGCCAAGGACGTCAAGCGGGTCCACCTGGAGCTCGGCGGCAAGGCCCCCGCTGTGATCTTCGAGGACGCCGACCTGACGAAGGCGGTCGAGGACCTGGTGGTCGGCGGCTTCTTCAACGCCGGTCAGGACTGCACGGCCGCGACCCGCGTCCTGGTCCACGAGTCGGTCCACGACGAGTTCGTCGCCGCCCTCGCCAAGGCCGCGGCCGACACCAGGACCGGGCAGCCGGACGACGAGGACGTGCTGTACGGACCGCTCAACAACGCGAACCAGCTCGCCCAGGTCAGCGGCTTCATCGAACGCCTCCCCGAGCACGCCACGATCGAGGCGGGCGGCCACCGGGTCGGCGAGAAGGGCTACTTCTACGCCCCGACCGTGGTCTCCGGCCTCAAGCAGGACGACGAGATCATCCAGAACGAGGTCTTCGGCCCGGTCATCACCGTCCAGTCCTTCACGGACGAGGCCCAGGCCGTGCGGTACGCCAACGGCGTCGACTACGCACTGGCCTCTTCCGTGTGGACCAAGGACCACGCGCGGGCGATGCGGATGTCGAAGAACCTCGACTTCGGATGTGTGTGGATCAACACCCACATGGCCCTCGTCGCCGAGATGCCGCACGGCGGCTTCAAGAAGTCCGGCTACGGCAAGGACCTCTCCGCGTACGGCTTCGAGGACTACACCCGGATCAAGCACGTCATGACGTCGCTCTGA
- a CDS encoding SCO2400 family protein, with protein sequence MDYCSSCRRHLNGALVCPGCGAYAPDIAPAGADRGIVPTWVGMAPTGTAVSASVPWEYTASEAWHDHPLDDGAAVEAGLEEASQTDPYGDLEGAPPAPQGRAARRRQLARWKKNQRRAVVATAVALVGGGLTVASMDRQSGDRAQAATAPDVETMGTADEQAAEQPRPSSTQPETHVSSHTPAAQSPRTDPARRQSAAAPSHVTPTSAQPFAAASPQPTAASATPQPLAASPSSIGTVPDHTSTSAQETSAPAGAASPASGTPQTSPAHTTTSPSHICLLLVCLG encoded by the coding sequence ATGGACTACTGCTCCTCGTGTCGGCGGCATCTCAATGGCGCCCTGGTATGTCCCGGGTGCGGCGCCTACGCTCCGGACATCGCACCGGCCGGCGCCGACCGTGGCATCGTCCCGACCTGGGTCGGCATGGCGCCGACGGGCACGGCGGTGAGCGCATCGGTGCCGTGGGAGTACACGGCCTCGGAGGCGTGGCACGACCACCCTCTTGATGATGGGGCAGCGGTCGAGGCCGGTCTGGAGGAGGCCTCGCAGACCGACCCGTACGGCGACCTCGAGGGCGCGCCGCCCGCACCGCAGGGGCGGGCGGCGCGGCGGCGCCAGCTGGCCCGCTGGAAGAAGAACCAGCGCCGGGCCGTGGTCGCGACTGCCGTCGCACTCGTCGGAGGCGGTCTGACCGTCGCCTCGATGGACCGGCAGTCCGGCGACCGAGCACAGGCGGCGACAGCGCCGGACGTCGAGACGATGGGCACCGCGGACGAACAGGCGGCCGAGCAGCCCCGCCCGTCGTCGACACAACCTGAAACCCACGTGTCTTCGCACACTCCCGCCGCGCAGTCGCCCAGGACCGACCCTGCACGCCGGCAGTCCGCCGCCGCCCCGTCCCACGTCACGCCGACGAGCGCTCAGCCGTTCGCCGCTGCCTCTCCTCAGCCGACGGCGGCGTCGGCGACCCCGCAGCCTCTGGCCGCCTCCCCCTCCTCCATCGGAACGGTGCCCGACCACACCAGTACGTCGGCGCAGGAGACGTCCGCGCCTGCCGGCGCCGCCAGCCCGGCCTCGGGCACACCGCAGACGAGCCCCGCGCACACAACGACTTCGCCTTCACACATCTGCCTGCTCCTGGTGTGCCTCGGCTGA
- a CDS encoding RNA-guided endonuclease InsQ/TnpB family protein, with product MQLRYAFRLDPGPGQRVALARAFGCARVVYNDAVAARERARREGAAFPSAGVLSKTLITEAKRSPGRQWLSEVSAVILQQALRDVERAYTNYFSSLKGARRGARVGAPRFKSKRDARQAIRFTANARWKITEAGRLLLPKIGEVKVCWSRTLPSVPSSVTVIRDAAGRYFASFVVESDPDTDLARMPDADGLPSVGIDLGLTHFAVLSDGTKIDSPRFLRRAEKKLKKAQRELSRKQKRSKNREKARLKVARAHAQVADARREFHHQLSTRLIRESQAVAVEDLAVKALARTRLGKSVHDAGWARFLAMLEYKAQRYGRVFVKVGRFEPTSQVCSVCGVKDGPKPLHVRTWTCTPCGTVHDRDHNAAKNVKQAAGLAVTACRAQVRPELVPAQREEAGSHGIHTGTRAAQRHSTR from the coding sequence ATGCAGCTTCGGTATGCCTTCCGCCTCGACCCGGGGCCCGGTCAGCGCGTTGCGCTGGCGCGGGCGTTCGGGTGTGCGCGGGTGGTGTACAACGACGCGGTCGCCGCCCGGGAGCGGGCCCGGCGGGAGGGTGCTGCGTTTCCGAGTGCGGGCGTGCTGTCGAAGACGCTGATCACCGAGGCGAAGCGGAGCCCCGGGCGGCAGTGGCTGTCCGAGGTGTCGGCAGTCATCCTGCAGCAGGCGCTGCGGGACGTGGAGCGCGCCTACACCAACTACTTCTCGTCTTTGAAAGGAGCCCGCCGGGGGGCACGGGTGGGGGCGCCGCGCTTCAAGTCGAAGAGGGATGCCCGCCAGGCGATCCGGTTCACCGCGAACGCCCGATGGAAGATCACCGAGGCGGGGCGGCTGCTCCTGCCGAAGATCGGCGAGGTGAAAGTGTGCTGGTCGCGCACCCTGCCCTCGGTGCCGTCCAGCGTGACGGTGATCCGGGATGCGGCCGGCCGGTACTTCGCCTCCTTCGTTGTGGAGAGCGACCCGGACACCGACCTGGCGCGGATGCCGGATGCCGACGGTCTGCCGTCTGTGGGGATCGACTTGGGCCTGACTCATTTCGCGGTCCTGTCGGACGGGACGAAGATCGACAGCCCGCGGTTTCTGCGCCGGGCGGAGAAGAAGCTGAAGAAGGCTCAGCGGGAGTTGTCCCGCAAGCAGAAGCGGTCGAAGAACCGGGAGAAGGCCCGCTTGAAGGTGGCCCGCGCGCATGCGCAGGTCGCCGATGCCCGCCGCGAGTTCCACCACCAGCTTTCCACCCGCCTGATCCGCGAAAGCCAAGCGGTCGCGGTGGAGGACTTGGCGGTGAAAGCCCTCGCGCGCACCCGGCTCGGCAAGTCCGTGCACGACGCCGGCTGGGCGCGGTTCCTCGCGATGCTGGAGTACAAGGCGCAGCGGTACGGGCGCGTCTTTGTGAAGGTCGGCCGGTTCGAGCCCACCAGTCAGGTGTGCTCGGTCTGTGGAGTCAAGGACGGGCCCAAACCCCTGCACGTGCGTACCTGGACGTGCACGCCCTGCGGCACGGTCCATGACCGGGACCACAACGCCGCCAAGAACGTCAAACAGGCCGCCGGACTGGCGGTGACAGCCTGTCGAGCGCAGGTAAGACCGGAACTCGTTCCGGCACAACGCGAAGAAGCAGGAAGCCACGGAATCCACACCGGAACTCGTGCCGCGCAGCGGCACAGCACCCGGTGA
- a CDS encoding PPOX class F420-dependent oxidoreductase, with protein MTQGPAPRPLSDEALSHLLGKQQFGTLATVKRTGHPHLTTMLYSWDAEARILRFSTTADRVKVKHLRRDPHAALHVHGGDVWSFAVAEGTASVSEITTVPGDAIGRELLGMVPKDSKPADEAAFLRQLVDERRLVIRLKVDRLYGTALDIKD; from the coding sequence ATGACTCAAGGTCCCGCACCGCGCCCCCTGTCCGACGAAGCCCTCTCCCACCTGCTCGGCAAGCAGCAGTTCGGCACCCTCGCCACGGTCAAGCGCACCGGCCATCCCCACCTGACCACCATGCTCTACAGCTGGGACGCCGAGGCCCGCATCCTGCGGTTCTCGACGACGGCCGACCGCGTCAAGGTCAAGCACCTGCGGCGCGACCCGCATGCCGCGCTGCATGTGCACGGCGGCGATGTGTGGTCGTTCGCCGTCGCCGAGGGCACGGCCTCCGTCTCCGAGATCACGACGGTTCCCGGTGACGCGATCGGGCGGGAACTCCTCGGGATGGTCCCGAAGGACTCGAAGCCGGCGGACGAAGCCGCGTTCCTGCGGCAGTTGGTCGACGAGCGTCGGCTGGTCATCCGGTTGAAGGTGGACCGGTTGTACGGCACGGCGCTCGACATCAAGGACTAG